ACGAACCACGCGGTGTCAACCTGGTGCGCCTTGCAGGCAAATGGTGTTTCCGGACGGCCGAAGATCTCTCGTATCTGATGCACCGCAATGTCGAGGAACAGCGCAAACTGTCGCGGGCAGCACTCGAGACGCTTGCAATCATTGCCTATCATCAGCCAGTGACGCGCGCCGAGATCGAGGAGATCAGGGGCGTTTCCACGTCCAAGGGCACACTGGACGTCCTGCTTGAGACGACCTGGATCAGGATGCGGGGCCGCCGGCGGACACCGGGGCGGCCCGTGACCTACGGAACCACGGAGCAGTTTCTGGTCCATTTCGGACTTGAAAACGTGAAGGATCTGCCCGGGCTTGAGGAACTGAAAGGCGCCGGTTTGCTCGACAGTGCGGTTCCCGCCTCATTTGTAGTCCCGACACCCAACGACGAAGTGGCATTGACGGAAGACGAAGATCCTTTAGAAGACGGGTCTTTCTTTGATGACGACGCGGAAGAGACCGCCGGAGCTTGATGCCACAGGAAGACAAGCCGCAATTTTCCAGCGGGAACGGACATTCGCTGAACTGGGGCGCGCCCGGAACGGCCGGTGCCACCATTGCGGCCGGCCTCGTCTTTGAAGACATCTCCCATGACTATGATGGCGTGCCCTCCGTCAGGCATCTGAGTCTGTCGGTCGCACCGGGCGAGATTCTCTGCCTGCTGGGCCACTCGGGCTGTGGCAAGACGACCTTGATGCGGATCGCCGCCGGCGTTGAACGGCAAAGCCAAGGCAAGGTCCTCATCAATGGGCGCGAAATTGCAGGTGACACGGTGTTCCTGCCGCCGGAAAAACGCGGCGTTGGCCTGATGTTCCAGGACTATGCGCTGTTTCCGCACATGAGCATTCTGGCAAATGTCATGTTCGGACTGACGGGCCTGTCGAAGACGGAGGCGCAGGCGGCGGCCTTTGCCGCGCTTGGCCGGGTCGGTCTTGCGGACTATGCAGCGGATTATCCGCACGCCTTGTCAGGCGGCGAACAGCAGCGGGTCGCGCTGGCCCGCGCGCTCGTTCCGCGACCGGGCATCCTCCTGATGGACGAACCGTTCTCCGGCCTCGACAAGCGCTTGCGTGACAGTGTGCGGGATCAGACGCTGGCTGTGATTCGGGAAACACGCGCAACCTGCATCATCGTGACCCACGATCCGGAAGAGGCGATGCGCATGGGCGACAAGATTGCGCTCATGCGGCAGGGGCGGCTGGTGCAGCACGGGACGGCCGCTGAACTCTACAACAAGCCGGTCGACCTGTTTGCAGCCCGTTTCTTTTCCGAGCTGAACCAGATCGAGGGAAAAGTTACGGCCACGGGTGTTGAAACTGCGCTTGGACTTTTGAAAATCGAGAATTGCGAAAGCGGTGAGCATGTCGACGTCTGCATCCGCCCGCAGGGCATATGCCTGAACAAGGCGGGCCTGTGCGGTGTGCCTGGCAGGATCACGTCAAAAAGATTCGTCGGCGAGGTCGATTTGCTTTCCGTTGCGATCGATGGTCTCGATCATCCGGTGCAGGCAAGGGTTCGTGCCGGGAGCGACTGGGAAGCGGGAATGGACGTTGCGGTTGATACTGATCCGAAAGACGTGCTTGTTTTTTCCCGCAAGGAGTCCCAAGTCTAGGTGAAGAGGCTGCCCTGAGTGTCATCAATCTGTCTAACGGCGAAAAATGTTCTTCAGGTGTATGTTGCAGGGTGGGTGCCCTTTTTGTAAAAGGGCCGAAGGGCTTTAAAGCCGTTTATCAGGAGTTTGGCGTATGGGCATTAGTATTTGGCAGATCTTGATCATCGCAGTGGTGGTGGTTCTGCTTTTCGGACGTGGCAAGATTTCCGAGCTTATGGGTGATGTTGCCAAGGGAATCAAAAGCTTCAAGAAAGGCATGGCCGAAGACGACACCGCCGATGCTCCGAAGACCATCGATCATCAGGCCGGCGACGCGGCTCCGTCTGCGAAAGCTGAAGATCAGACCAAGGCGAGCTGATCTAATCTGCATCGCGTCTCCTTAAGGGACGAGAGTTCTCATGTTCGATATCGGCTGGACCGAGCTCATGGTGATTGCGTGTATTGCAATCATCGTTGTAGGGCCAAAAGACCTGCCGCGCATGTTGCGCACGCTTGGGCAGACACTGGGAAAAATGCGACGCATGTCGCGTGAATTCCAGTCGACGTTCAATGACGCCTTGCGCGAAGCCGAGCAGCAGGCCGACATTGCCGACATGAAAAAGCAGGTCGAAGATGCAGCCAACTTCAATCCGCTTGGTGATCTGAAGAAATCGATCGAGGAAGATGCGGCACAAAAAGCATCCAGGCCGATGACGACCAAACCGGCGTCAGCCGAGAAGGAACCGGCAACGGACGCCGCTCCCCCGGCAGAGGCTGACACCGCGAAAGCTGATTCAGAACCGGCAGCCGCGAAGGCCGATACCGCCAACACGCCGGCCAAGGCTTCGGCGACGGAAGATGTTAAGGCATGAGCCAGGATGATATCGACGCCTCGAAGGCGCCATTGATCGAACATCTCATAGAACTGCGACAGCGGCTGATGTGGTCCATCGGCGCCATCCTGGTGATGTTCGTCGTCTGTTTCTATTTCGCGACCGACATCTACAACATCCTGACGATTCCCTATCTGCGCGCAGTCGGCGAGGGACATCCGGTGGAGATGATCTTCACCGCGCCGCAGGAATGGTTCTTCACCCAGTTGAAACTCGCGTTGTTCGGCGCGCTGTTCCTGGCCTTTCCCGTGATTGCCAGCCAGATCTACATGTTTGTCGCTCCCGGCCTCTACAAGCATGAACGCGGAGCGTTTCTACCGTTCTTGATCGCGACCCCGATTCTCTTCCTGATCGGCGCGTGCCTTGTATATTTCCTCGTCATGCCAATGGCGATGGGGTTCTTCCTGTCCCAGGAGCAGCTTCCCGGCGAAGGCCAGGTTGCCATCCAGCACCTGGCGAAGGTAAGCGAATATCTCGGGCTCATCATGATCCTGATTTTCGCCTTCGGACTGGTTTTCCAGCTGCCGGTCGTCCTGACCCTGATGGGACGGGCAGGACTCGTCAGTTCCGAAGATCTCAAAAAGAAGCGCAAATATGCAATTGTCGGTGCCTTCGCCGCTGCGGCAATTCTGACACCCCCTGATCCGATCTCGCAGATCGGTCTTGCGCTCCCCACTTTGCTTCTCTACGAAGTCTCCATTCTGTCCGTGAGGCTGATAGAGCGCCAACGCGCGCAGCGGGAAGCTGAACGCGAAGCGGAAGACGCAACAGCCTGATCCATTTCAGCCAGCGTTTTTTGGTCTCCCGGACGGAGTGTATGGACAACGACCGTCATTCGGGAAGCGAAGATGTTTGACATAAAGTGGATACGGGAAAACCCGGACAGTTTTGACCAGGCTCTGGCCAGACGCGGCTTCGAAGCGTCATCGGCCCGACTGATTGCACTGGATGATTCCCGCCGCTCTCACATCACGAAGCTTCAGGAAGCACAAGAACGGCGCAACGCCGCTTCAAAGGAAATCGGCAAGGCAAAGGGCTCGGGCGATGACGCGCGTGCACAGGAACTGATTGACGAAGTCGCCCAGATCAAGGCCTTCATTCAGTCCGGTGAAGAGGAAGAACGACGGCTGGTCGGCGACCTGGAAGCTGCGATGGCGGTCATTCCGAACCTGCCGCACGACGACGTGCCCACGGGCAAGGACGAAAACGACAACGCCCTCCTGAAAACCCACGGCGAAAAGCCGGCCTTCCGGTTCAACGAGGCTCCCAAGGAGCATTATGAACTTGGCGAGGCGCTCGGCGACATGGATTTCGCGGCGGCTGCAAAGCTGTCCGGCTCGCGTTTTGTCGTGCTGAAAGGCCAGATCGCGCGCCTCGAGCGTGCTCTCGGCCAGTTCATGATCGACCTGCACTCTGAGGAGCACGGCTATACGGAAGTGTCACCGCCGCTTCTCGTCAATGACGCACCGCTTTTCGGAACAAGCCAGCTGCCCAAGTTCGAAGAGGATCTCTTCAAGACCACCACGGATCATTATCTGATTCCGACCGCTGAAGTGCCCCTGACAAACCTTGTTGCCGGCGAAATCGTTCCTGAAGATAGCCTGCCGCTCCGTGTGACGGCACTGACCTACTGTTTCAGGTCCGAGGCCGGGTCTGCCGGACGCGACACGCGCGGCATGCTGCGCCAGCACCAGTTCCAGAAATGCGAGCTGGTTTCGGTGACGACGCCCGACACGTCCCTGGACGAACTGGACCGCATGCTCGGCTGCGCTGAAAAGGTGCTCCAGAAGCTCGGGTTGCATTACCGCGTCATGACCTTGTGTACCGGAGACATGGGCTTCGGAGCGCGCAAGACCTACGACATTGAGGTCTGGTTGCCGGGGCAGGATGCCTATCGCGAAATCTCGTCATGCTCTGTCTGCGGAGATTTTCAGGCAAGGCGCATGAATGCACGCTTCAGGCCGACTGACAGCAAGCAACCGCTGCATGTTCACACGTTGAACGGCTCCGGCATTGCCGTCGGCCGGGCCCTGATCGCGGTTCTGGAAAACTACCAGAATGGCGACGGAACGGTCACTGTGCCGGACGTTCTGCAGCCCTATATGGGCGGTCTGGAAACGATCGGTTGAGCGAAAAGACCTGAACGGGCGGCAAGTAAGCAGAATTGCCGTCCGTGAACCTTTCATTGCACCAGGCGCCCTCGGCCCGCGTTTGGTTTTTTCTCATTCCGGAGGGGGACATTTCCGCATGCGTATCCTGATCACGAACGATGATGGAATTCACTCGCCGGGACTGACGGCCCTGGAGCGCATTGCCCGGACGCTATCTGACGACGTCTGGGTCATTGCACCTGAGACCGATCAGAGCGGCGTCGCGCATTCGCTGACGCTGAGCGATCCGTTGAGGCTGCGTGCACTTGATGACCGGCATTTTGCCGTCAAGGGCACTCCGACGGATTGCGTGATCATGGGTGTGCACAACGTTCTGAAAGGCAAGCCCGACCTTGTCCTGTCCGGTATCAATCGCGGTCAGAACATTGCCGAGGACGTGACCTATTCGGGAACGGTTGCCGGGGCGATGGAAGCGGCAATCCTCGGTATTCGTTCGATCGCCGTGTCTCAGGCCTATGACTGGGATGTCAGGGCGGAACCGAATTTCGCCGTCGCGGAGACCCATGCTCCGGACCTGTTCGCGAAACTCATCGACTTCGAGTTGCCGCCCTACAGCCTGCTCAATGTCAATTTCCCCGCATGTGCGCCCGGCGCCGTGAGGGGCACAAGGGTCACGGTTCAGGGGCATCACGAACAGAGCGGGCTGACGATCGACGAGCGCCAGGACGGTCGCGGATACCCCTATTACTGGCTCCGGTTTCGCGAAAGGGGCAAATCCGTATTTGATAATTCGGACCTGCAGGCAATTGCCGATGGATATGTGTCCGTTTCCCCGCTACGCATAGATCTGACGGCGCACGATCTTCTGGGTCATTTGAATGATGCGCTGAAATAAGCCCGCGAAGGGAGTTGTGCATGGCCGGTCTCCCGCCCGGCGAGGATGAGGTAAGGCAATCGTCGGCATTGCCGGACGAGGCGGAAGCGCGTGCCGCGCTTGTCCTGACGCTGAGGCGGCGCGGTGTCGGTGCCATAAATGTCCTGAGCGCGATTGAACGTGTGCCGAGGCGCCTGTTTCTTCCCGCCCGCCATCATGGCCTGGCCTATGACGACGTCACCTTGCCGATCGAATGCGGTCAGACCTTGTCGGCACCGTCCATGGTCGCCTACACGGTACAGGCGCTGGATATCGCGCCGGACCATTCGCTGCTCGAGATCGGAACCGGATCAGGCTATCAGTCGGCTGTCATGGGACACCTGGCGGAAAGGGTCGAGACCGTCGACCGTTTCGCGACCTTGACCGACCTCGCCAACCGCCGTTTCGCAGCCCTGAAACTTGACAACATCACGGCCACCCAGGCGGACGGGTTCGACGGACTGAAACAGAAAGGCCCGTTTGACCGCATCGTGGTCACGGCTGCGATCACGGCCGTCCCGGACAAATGGGTTCAGCAACTCAGACCCGGCGGTATCCTGGTTGCCCCGATCGGGCAGTCAAGGCAACCGCAGTCCCTTATCCGGTTTACAAAGTCCGAGAGTGTGATGACAGCGGACACGCTGATGCCGGTGAGAACGGTCATGCTGCAACCTGGAATCGCAATAACGCTTTGACACCGCTGCCTTGTAAAATGGGACGCAGACAGGCGAATCCCCTGGGGTGAGTCGTCGGCCGATTTACTATGTTGCGCGAGATGGAAAAGGTATTCCAAACGAAAAATCGACGGAAACATGCCGATTCCATGGTATTCGCACCGTATCTTTAGTCTTTATAAACCTTACTGCCGTTTACTCTTAACCATAGCAGCCATTGTTAGCGGTATGAGTATAGGCGATGAAAAAGCGGATGCGTTCCCTCCGCGGGGATCTACTGGGTAAAGCAGCGACGGTATCATTGGTCGCAGTATTTCTCTCGGGTTGTTCCAGCGCCGTCGAACGGTTTGGAGAACCTCCTTACTACACGGGAAACACGCAAAATCAGCGTGAGATCCTGAACGGGGCACCTGCGCCGGCTCAGCCGACTTATCAGGACATTGCCAACGGTCCCGGAGGAACATCGGCGGGATTGCCGCAGACAAGTTCAGCGCCGGTCACGACAGGTTCGGTCTCCACGCAGCGGTCGGACATCCAGTCAGCGCCATTGCCTGCGCCGGCAGTGGCGTCCGCACCCGTCAGTCAGCCCACAGCGCCGGTCTCGACGCTGCCTGCGCCTGAGACGGTCAGTGCTGCAAACGGCAAGAACTGGAAAGGCTGGACCGGAACCGGTGGAACACGCGTCACTGTTCGCCAGGGCGACAGCCTCAATTCGATCTCTCGCCGGTACGGCGTGCCGGTGCAGGCTGTTGCCTCGGTCAACGGCATCAGCGATCCAAACCAGGTCAAGCCCGGGCAAAGCATCATCATTCCGACCTACGTCTATTCGGAGCGCAACGGTCATTCCAGCGCGACGGAAGGCGAAAGCGGCAAGGTCAAGCTTCCGGCGGTTGCCAGCAACGAGACGGTCGTCACAGGTTCCATCCCGGCGAATTCAGGAAGTGCCCCGCGTCCCGGACGCAAGCCGGTTCAGCAACCGACCTTCACCCAGATCAGCGTCAGCGAAGCCGTTGTCGAGGAAGTTGACGTCATTCAGGTTACCGCGCTGCCGAAGCGCAAGCCCGCGGTCACGAATGCCAGCCTGACGACTGCGTCCATTGCCACGGCCACACCTGCCAAAACCACGGCTGCACCGGCTGCTGCCGCGCCGTCCGCACCAGTTCAGAAAGTTGCACTGCCGCAACCCGCTCTGACCCAGGAACCCCGTCCGACGGAACCGATCAAGACGCCTAAAGTCACCAATACGCCCAAGGAGGCGGTGACCTCGGACGCGAAGTTCCGCTGGCCCGTGCGCGGCCGGATCATCTCCGACTTCGGCACGAAGCCGGGCGGTGGCAAGAACGAGGGCGTCAATCTGGCGGTCCCTGAAGGCACGCCCGTAAAGGCCGCGGACGACGGGACCGTGATCTACTCCGGCAACGAGTTGAAGGGATACGGCAACCTCGTGCTCGTGCGGCACAGCGAAGGCTGGGTGTCCGCCTATGCCCATAACAGCGAGTTGAAGGTCAAGCGTGGCGATGCGATCCGCCGGGGCGACGTGATCGGTCTAGCCGGAGCAACCGGGTCGGTGAACCAGCCGCAGGTACATTTTGAACTGCGCAAGGGCAACAAGCCCGTCGATCCGCTGAACCACCTGCCGAAACGGTGACGGATCATCTTCGAAAAGCTGAGAGCCCGGCTGACGCCGGGCTTTTTCATGTCAGCGGTTTCCCCAGCCGTCCCGCCAGATCCTGAATGAACTGGTAGGCAACGCGTCCGGAACGGCTGCCGCGGGTGGTCGCCCATTCCAGGGCCTCGGGCCGCCAGTCTTCCTCCGGCACATCCAGTTCGTGAAACGCGACATAACCCCGGACCATTTCCAGATAGTCGTCCTGGCTGCACTTATGGAAGCCGAGCCAAAGACCGAAACGGTCCGACAGAGAAACCTTTTCCTCGACCGCTTCGGCAGGATTGATCGCTGTCGACCTTTCGTTTTCGATCATGTCGCGCGGCAGAAGGTGCCGCCGGTTCGACGTCGCATAGAAGATCACGTTGTCCGGACGGCCTTCGATTCCGCCCTCAAGCACGGCCTTGAGTGACTTGTAGGAGGTGTCGTCGTTGTCGAAACTCAGATCATCGCAGAAAATGACGAAGCGAAACGGCGCCGTCCGGATCAGGGACATGAGGCCGGGCAGCGATTCGATGTCTTCGCGGTGGATTTCGATCAGCTTCAGGTCGGAGCTTTGCGTTTCCTGATTGATGGCCGCATGCGCTGCCTTGACCAGCGAGGACTTGCCCATGCCGCGAGCGCCCCACAGAAGGGCATTGTTCGCCGGCAGCCCTTCCGCGAACCGCCGCGTGTTGTCCATCAGCAGATCGCGAACGCGAGAAACGGCACACAGGAGCGAGAGTTCCACCCGGTTGACCTTTTTCACGGCCTGAAGGTTTCCGGGGGCCGGAACCCAGACAAACGCGTCGGCGCTCGTCCAGTCCGGCGTCTCCGCCCGAAGTGGCACGGCTCTCCCGATCAACTCGATCAGGGAATCGAGTTTGGCATTCAAAGATGCAAGGTCGTTTTGCGAGCTCATTTTTCTTGCAACCCCATTCAAAAAGGCCCATGTGAGGCCCTGAAGCACGTGGCGGGAGGATTAGCATGGGGCAGGGAAGGCGAAAACATCTGTTATTCCCATACCGGTACGCCAGAATCCGTTTGCAAAGCTTGAAATGAGGCGCGCCGCCGTTATAGTCCGCGCCACCAGAATTCAGTGCGTTTGACCGTTTTGCGAAGAGGCAAGACGCCTAACAAACGCCACCTAGGAGAGTTGAATGTTCATCACCCCAGCGTATGCGCAATCCGCCGGAGCCGTAGGTCCGGGTTTCCTGATCCAGATCCTGCCCTTCGTGGCCATCTTTGCGATCATGTATTTCCTGATCATCCGGCCCCAGCGCCAGCGCATGAAGCAGCATCAGGAAATGGTGTCCAACCTGCGCCGTGGTGACACCATTGTGACCACGGGCGGGCTTATCGGCAAAGTCTCCAAGGTGGTAGATGACAGTGAGCTTCAGGTGGAACTGTCCGAGGGGGTCAAGGTTCGCGTGGTTCGCTCCATGGTTCAGGAAGTGCGCTCCAAATCAGAGCCTGCCAAAGAGAATTCCTGACAGAACGGCCCGCTCCGATCTAATTGCTGGCCGGACAGGGGTCCGTCCGGCCGTATTAAGGCTTAAACATGCTCCATTTCGCCCGTTGGAAAATTGTGTTGATCCTGGTGGTTGTTGCCGCAGGTTTCATCACGACGCTGCCGAATTTCTTCACGGCCAAACAACTGGAAAGCTGGCCAGACTTCCTGCCGAAGAACCAGATGGTGCTGGGGCTGGACCTTCAGGGCGGGGCCTATCTGCTTTATGAGGTGGATCAGGCCGACTACATAAAGAAACGCTTCGAAGCGCTCGAAGGCGATGTGCGTGACACGCTGCGCGAAAATCCGAGAATTGGCTATACGGGTCTGGACGCCAGACCGGATTCCGTTCAGGTCAGGATCCGGGATCTGACGCGCCTGGACGAAGCACGTGAACGGCTCGCTCCCCTGGTCAATCCGCTCGTTTCCAACCTGTTCAGCGGCCAGCCTGTCGACGAATTCGAAATGACGGTCGAAGACAACGGGCTTGTCCGCTTCACCTATTCCGATGCGGGCCTCGACAACCGGCTCCAGGCCATTGTTCAGCAGTCGATCGAAGTCATCCGGCGCCGTGTGGACGACCTCGGCACGACGGAACCGAACATTCAAAGACAGGGCACGGACCGGATCCTCGTGGAAGCGCCGGGTGAAGGCGATCCTGAGCGGCTGAAGGAAATCATCGGCACGACGGCCAAGCTGACCTTCCATCTTGTCGATCGGAACATGACCGGTGAACAGGCTATGCAAAGCCGGCCGCCGGCGGGAACGTCTGTGTTCCTGTCCGTGGACGATCCGCCAATTCCGTATCTTCTCGAAACCAGGCCGCTTCTGGGTGGTGAGGACCTTACCGACGCTCAGGTCGCATTCGGCCAGTATTCGAACGAACCTGTCGTGACTTTCCGTTTCAACCAGTCGGGTGCGCGCGAGTTCGCCCGGATCACGACCGAAAACGTGAATTACCCGTTCGCGATCGTGCTGGATGAGGAAGTCATCTCCGCGCCCGTAATCCGTGAACCGATCATCGGCGGATCTGGCCAGATCTCCGGTGATTTCACCATCGAAGCCGCACAGGACCTTTCCACGCTGCTGCGCGCAGGTGCGCTGCCCGCGCAATTGACCGTGATCGAGGAACGCTCCATCGGGCCGGGACTCGGTGCGGACTCGATTGAGGCTGGCAAGATCGCGTCGATCATCGCGGGTGCTGCGGTTATCATCTTCATGATCCTTGCCTATGGCCGCTTCGGCATCATTGCCGATCTGGCGCTGATGTCGAACATATTCCTCATTTTCGGTGCGCTGACAGTGCTTCAGGCGACGCTCACGCTACCGGGTATTGCGGGTATTGTTCTGACGATCGGCATGGCGGTTGATGCCAACGTGCTCATCTTCGAGCGAATACGCGAGGAGTCGCGAGCCGGGAGATCGGTCATATCCGCGATTGACGCAGGCTACAGCCGTGCGCTCGGGACCATCCTTGACGCAAACATCACCACGCTGATTGCGGCCGTCATCCTGTTCCAGCTCGGGTCCGGACCCGTGCGCGGCTTCGCCGTCACGCTCGCGATCGGGATTTTCACGACCGTCTTCTGCGCGTTCACCTTCAGCCGTTTGCTGGTTGCGCTATGGATACGGCGCCGTCGGCCTTCCGTACTTCCGATCTGATCCGGGGAAAAAGAAATGTTGCTAAGACTCGTTCCGGACAACACGCACATCAAGTTCATGTGGCTGCGGAAGTTCAGTTTTCCGCTGTCGATCGTGCTCGTCGTTGCCTCTCTGGCCGGATTTTTCACTGTCGGCATGAACTACGGGATCGACTTCAAGGGCGGGACGATCATCGAGATCAAGACGGACGGCCCCGCCGATATCGGCGCGATCCGCTCTGAACTATCGTCGCTCAATCTCGGTGATGTGCAGGTTCAGGAATTCGGTGCACCCGACGATATTCTGATCCGCGTTGAGGAGCAGCCGGGCGGGGAACTCGCCCAGCAGACCGTGGTGCAGAACGTGCGCACGATTTTTGAAGACGACAATGTCGATTTCCGCCGCGTTGAAGTGGTCGGTCCGAGGGTTTCGGGTGAACTTGCCCAGGCCGGTGCCATCGCGGTCGCGGCCGCGCTTCTCGCGATCATGATCTACATCTGGTTCCGCTTCGAGTGGCACTTCGCGGTCGGTGCTATCCTTACGACAGCGAATGATGTCGTGGTGACGATCGGGCTCTTCGTGCTTTTGCAGCTCGATTTCTCGTTATCGAGTATCGCGGCGGTCCTGACCATTATCGGTTATTCGCTCAACGATACCGTGGTGGTCTATGACCGCATCCGGGAAAATCTGCGCAAGTACAAGAAGCGTCCGCTGACCGACATCCTGGACCAGTCGATCAACGAAACCTTGTCGCGCACGACGATGACCTCCGTCACGACGCTTCTGGCGCTGATCGCGCTTTACGTGTTCGGCGGCGAGGTGATCCAGTCCTTCACGCTGGCCATGATCTTCGGCATCGTGATCGGGACCTATTCGTCGATCTTCCTTGCTGCTCCGTTCCTGATCCTTCTTAAGCTGCGCCCGGACGCCATGTCGCGGAACGACGGTGATGACGAGAAGGAAGCAAAAGAAAAAGCGACGGCTTAAGGGCCGTCCCGGTGGAGATCCGCGACGCCCACTTTCCGGGCCGTGCCCCCATTGATGCCTATGGCAATGGCGGGTTCCGTTTCGCTAACATGTCGCACAAGGGGGCGCTGCTGTGCGTCCCCAGCGGCATTTACGGCTGGCACGTCGACAATCCTTCGCAATTCAGCAAGGAAGCGTTTGAACGGGTTTTACAGGAACAGTCCGATATCGAGGTTCTGCTGGTTGGAACCGGCGTTGACTTGCACCTGCTGTCACCGGATCTGAAAACGCTCTTTCGCGAGGCGTCGATCCTGTCCGATCCGATGTCGACCGGTGCCGCCATCAGAACCTTCAACGTTCTGCTGTCCGAGGACCGCGCCGTTGCGGCTGCCCTGTTGCCGGTAGACTAATCTCGAACCTGTGCCATATGGGCGTTTATGACAACCGATTTCGATCATGCAGCTGACACGGTGCGCCGATATGACCGGGACAGGTATCTTTGTGCGCTTCTGGCCCCGGAGGCGCACCGGGCTGCACTGATGTCGCTTTACGCGTTCAATGCCGAGATTGCGCGCGTTCGTGACGTTGTTTCCGAACCGCTGCCCGGTGAAGTCAGGCTGCAATGGTGGCACGATCTGCTGGAGGGAACCGAACACGGAGCGTCAGCATCCAACCCGGTCGCGAACGCTCTATTCCAGACAATTGAGGCCTACAACCTGCCGCGGCAAAGTCTCGTCGCCATGACCGAGGCAAGGATCTTCGATCTTTACGACGATCCGATGCCAAGCCTCCACGACCTTGAAGGCTATGCTGGCGAAACCGCTTCAAGCCTGATCCAGCTTGCCTGCCTGGTTCTCAGTGAGGGTGAGGACGCCGGCACGGCGACGGCCGCGGGTCATGCCGGTGTTGCCTATGCGCTTACCGGGCTGATGCGGTCCCTGCCGTGGCACGCGTCGCGCCGGCAGATGTTTCTGCCGCGCGATGTCTGCGAGAGGCATGCGCTCGATCCGGAGACGGTGTTCCGCGGTGAAACGACACCCGAACTTCAAGCCGTACTCGGGGAACTGAGGGATCATGTGCGCCATCACTTGAAACGCGTCCGCAAGGAAAGTGCAAATGTTTCTGAAACCTGCTGGAACGCCTTTCTGCCATGTGTTCTCGTTGCGCCATATCTCAAGCTGCTGGAGACCCGGACCCCGGACCCGCTGAAACAGCCCAAGGAGATGTCGCAGCTCCGGATACAATGGCTCTTGTGGCGTGGATCAAGGCGGCCGTTCGACCGCCTCTGAGCGCTGGGGTGCGGACTCTAAAGGTGTGCGGACTGCGCGTCACTCCGCAGCAAGCATGTCCAAACCGAGATCCGCCTTCCAGCGCGCGAAATCCTGTTTGGCCCGGTTGGTCATGGCCAGTTTCTTCGCCCTGGATTTTTCCTTGCCCTTGAAGCGCTTGCCGTCTTCATCCCTTGTCGGCGCTTCGACTGTCGGGAACAGGCCGAAATTGACATTCATGGGCTGGAACGAGCGGGGTTTCCCGGCGCCGTCCTCTCGCGTGATATGACCGCCGGTGATATGGCCGAGCAAGGCTCCCATCGCCGTCGTGTCAGGCGGTGAGACAACCTGTCTTCCCTGGGCCTCCATGACGGCAAAAAGTCCCGCCATGCAGCCGACGCTTGCAGATTCGACATATCCTTCGCAGCCCGTGATCTGGCCTGCGAACCGGATGCGGGGATCCGCCTTCAGGCGCAGGGAACCGTCCAGCACCTTCGGAGAATTCAGGAACGTGTTCCGGTGCAGCCCGCCAAGCCGC
This region of uncultured Roseibium sp. genomic DNA includes:
- a CDS encoding phytoene/squalene synthase family protein — its product is MTTDFDHAADTVRRYDRDRYLCALLAPEAHRAALMSLYAFNAEIARVRDVVSEPLPGEVRLQWWHDLLEGTEHGASASNPVANALFQTIEAYNLPRQSLVAMTEARIFDLYDDPMPSLHDLEGYAGETASSLIQLACLVLSEGEDAGTATAAGHAGVAYALTGLMRSLPWHASRRQMFLPRDVCERHALDPETVFRGETTPELQAVLGELRDHVRHHLKRVRKESANVSETCWNAFLPCVLVAPYLKLLETRTPDPLKQPKEMSQLRIQWLLWRGSRRPFDRL
- a CDS encoding Mth938-like domain-containing protein gives rise to the protein MEIRDAHFPGRAPIDAYGNGGFRFANMSHKGALLCVPSGIYGWHVDNPSQFSKEAFERVLQEQSDIEVLLVGTGVDLHLLSPDLKTLFREASILSDPMSTGAAIRTFNVLLSEDRAVAAALLPVD